In Endozoicomonas sp. GU-1, one DNA window encodes the following:
- a CDS encoding RAP domain-containing protein, translating to MDRRSAGISGKYTRSGNNYNQPNNHAPSSGRGRYRHATVRPWDNPSRTAPGRNEFYHSSGTRSSQHLQGRSVNPAQDFNALIKQEIMADLVSKSDHFGHRYDGRNHGQYASLIKKYTSAAERPLNQAEQSQLMRLLQNFAATRSWNWRSLTTTLHSLTSAGVFTLHKPMDERVKLTQSVLLSTLFDAIIFHCSQTPPARDIDARGVANLLWAMAKMMDNGQERTPEFNEAVVALLPHVNAQKDQLKAQGIANLLWAMAKLVDNGLERTPGLKEALATLLPHVKAQKDQFKAQAIANLLWAMAKLVGNGLERTPGLKEALAALLPLVNAQKNQLNAQGIANLLWAMAKLVDSELERTPGLKEAFAALLPLVSVQKNRLNAQNLANLLWAMAKLVDNGLEQTLGFKEAVAALLPLVNAQTDRFIPQHIANLLWALAKLVDNGQEQTLGFKKAVAALFPLVNAQKDRFIPQHIANLLWALAKLVDNGQEQTPGLNGAVAALLPLVNAQKDQFIPQHIANLLWAMAKLVDNGQKQTPGLNGSVAALLPLVKAQKNQLNAQGIANLLWAMAKLLGIGQERTPELNKAVAALLPHVNAQKDQFIAQHVANLLWVMAKLVDNGQEQTPEFNEAVAALLPCVNAQKDQFNARDLANLLWAMAKLVDNEQKQTPGLNEAVAMLLPHVKVQKADFKPQDIANLLWAMAKLVDNRYEQTTEFNKTVAVLLTCVIVQKTNFNPQEIANLLWAMAKLVDNGQEQISGFYEAVAALLHKVNAQEDQFNARDIANLLWATAKLGELIELNLATSSFESLVYRISKNLQFTQEEISMSLWGVMVCCARLALVSKTSKSNVLEKHMDDLLTRLENTSPDNEEDRSIMIMASSWLGRACPFVRHYQTAISKTQADFRNQLQSCLPSLKIEEEKSLNSLPPVDLLLPDQSMVIEVQGPSHYVGGDFKTRKGSTLLKIALLQKAGFEVIEIPVNRLGNQALMKPFIDQIKKRTNSQ from the coding sequence ATGGATAGAAGATCTGCTGGTATCAGTGGTAAATACACAAGATCAGGTAATAATTATAACCAACCGAATAACCACGCCCCTTCTTCAGGGCGTGGGCGATATAGACATGCCACAGTCAGACCATGGGATAATCCCTCCCGCACAGCGCCGGGTCGCAATGAATTTTACCATTCTTCTGGGACACGCTCTTCTCAACATCTACAGGGCCGTTCAGTAAACCCTGCTCAGGATTTTAATGCCCTCATTAAACAGGAAATAATGGCTGATCTGGTGAGTAAATCGGATCATTTCGGTCATCGCTATGATGGGAGAAATCACGGGCAATATGCCAGTTTAATTAAAAAATACACGTCAGCTGCTGAAAGACCTTTAAATCAAGCGGAACAAAGCCAGCTGATGCGTTTACTGCAAAATTTCGCAGCAACACGGAGCTGGAATTGGCGAAGCCTGACGACAACACTGCATTCATTGACTTCAGCGGGTGTTTTTACCCTACATAAACCCATGGATGAGCGAGTTAAACTTACTCAGTCTGTGTTATTGTCAACGCTATTTGATGCAATAATATTTCACTGCAGCCAAACACCTCCAGCCAGGGATATTGATGCCCGGGGTGTCGCCAACCTGCTGTGGGCCATGGCAAAAATGATGGACAACGGGCAGGAACGGACACCAGAGTTCAACGAGGCCGTTGTCGCGCTGTTGCCCCACGTGAACGCACAAAAAGACCAACTTAAGGCCCAGGGCATTGCCAACCTGCTGTGGGCCATGGCGAAACTGGTGGACAACGGGCTGGAGCGGACACCAGGGCTCAAAGAGGCCTTAGCCACCCTGTTGCCCCACGTGAAGGCACAAAAAGACCAATTTAAAGCCCAGGCCATTGCCAACCTGCTGTGGGCCATGGCGAAACTGGTGGGCAACGGGCTGGAGCGGACACCAGGGCTCAAAGAGGCCTTAGCCGCCCTGTTGCCCCTCGTGAACGCACAGAAAAACCAACTTAATGCCCAGGGTATTGCCAACCTGCTGTGGGCCATGGCGAAACTGGTGGACAGCGAACTGGAGCGGACACCGGGGCTCAAAGAGGCCTTTGCCGCCCTGTTGCCCCTCGTGAGCGTACAGAAAAACCGACTTAATGCCCAGAACCTTGCCAACCTGCTTTGGGCCATGGCGAAACTGGTGGACAACGGGCTGGAGCAGACACTTGGGTTCAAAGAGGCCGTGGCCGCCCTGTTGCCCCTCGTGAACGCACAGACAGACCGATTTATTCCTCAGCATATCGCCAACCTGCTGTGGGCCCTGGCAAAACTGGTGGACAATGGGCAGGAGCAGACACTTGGGTTCAAAAAGGCCGTGGCCGCCCTGTTCCCCCTCGTGAACGCACAGAAAGACCGATTTATTCCTCAGCATATCGCCAACCTGCTGTGGGCCCTGGCGAAACTGGTGGACAATGGGCAGGAGCAGACACCGGGGCTCAACGGGGCCGTGGCCGCCCTGTTGCCTCTCGTGAACGCACAGAAAGACCAGTTTATTCCTCAGCATATCGCCAACCTGCTGTGGGCCATGGCGAAACTGGTGGACAATGGGCAGAAGCAGACACCGGGGCTCAACGGGTCCGTGGCCGCCCTGTTGCCCCTCGTGAAGGCACAGAAAAACCAACTTAATGCCCAGGGAATCGCCAACCTGTTGTGGGCCATGGCGAAACTGTTGGGCATCGGGCAGGAGCGGACACCAGAGCTCAACAAGGCCGTGGCCGCCCTATTGCCCCACGTGAACGCACAAAAAGACCAATTTATTGCCCAGCATGTTGCCAACCTGCTGTGGGTCATGGCGAAACTGGTGGACAATGGGCAGGAACAGACACCGGAGTTCAACGAGGCTGTAGCGGCACTGTTGCCCTGTGTGAACGCACAAAAAGACCAATTTAATGCCCGGGATCTCGCCAACCTGCTGTGGGCCATGGCGAAACTGGTGGACAACGAGCAGAAGCAGACACCCGGGCTCAACGAGGCCGTGGCCATGCTATTGCCCCACGTGAAAGTACAGAAAGCTGACTTTAAACCACAGGATATCGCCAACCTGCTGTGGGCCATGGCGAAACTGGTAGACAACAGGTACGAGCAGACAACAGAGTTCAACAAAACCGTGGCTGTGTTGTTGACCTGCGTGATCGTACAAAAAACTAACTTTAACCCACAGGAAATCGCTAACCTGCTGTGGGCCATGGCAAAACTGGTGGATAACGGGCAGGAGCAAATATCAGGGTTCTACGAGGCCGTGGCCGCGCTTTTGCACAAGGTGAACGCACAGGAAGACCAATTTAATGCCCGGGATATTGCCAACCTGCTGTGGGCCACGGCCAAACTGGGTGAACTCATTGAGCTGAACCTGGCTACCTCTTCGTTCGAATCGCTTGTCTATCGAATCAGTAAGAACCTTCAGTTTACTCAGGAAGAGATATCGATGTCTCTCTGGGGAGTCATGGTATGCTGCGCCAGGTTGGCTCTGGTCTCCAAAACCAGTAAAAGTAATGTGCTTGAAAAGCACATGGATGACCTGTTGACGCGCCTGGAAAATACCTCACCAGATAATGAAGAGGATCGATCCATCATGATCATGGCCTCAAGTTGGCTTGGCAGAGCGTGTCCGTTCGTCCGCCATTACCAGACAGCCATTTCAAAAACCCAAGCCGACTTCCGCAATCAACTCCAATCATGTCTGCCCTCTTTGAAGATTGAAGAAGAAAAGAGTTTGAACTCATTACCTCCGGTTGACCTGCTTCTGCCAGATCAAAGCATGGTGATTGAAGTTCAGGGACCGTCTCATTACGTGGGTGGTGATTTCAAAACCAGGAAAGGTTCAACGCTGCTGAAAATCGCACTGCTGCAAAAAGCAGGATTTGAGGTCATTGAAATCCCGGTTAACAGGCTTGGGAACCAGGCTTTAATGAAACCATTTATTGATCAAATAAAGAAGAGAACAAACAGCCAGTAA
- a CDS encoding RAP domain-containing protein — protein MDRTSVGFSGKYARPGNDYTQPDNHATSSRHGRYRQSTVRQRHNIPRTTPGRNEFYHSSGARSSQHLQRRSVNHAQDFNALIKQEIMDDLLSKSDHFGHRYNGKNHSQFASSIKEYTSAAKRPLNRAEQSQLIRMLQNFTPTRSWNWRSLTTTIHSLTSAGVFTSHYPMDERVKLTQAHLLSTLLDAIIFNCHQKPQARNIDARGIANLLWAMAKLVDKGQKRTPEFNEAVVALLPHVSTMKDQFKAQGIANQLWAMAKLVDNGLEQTPEFKEAMGALLTHVNIQKDQFNAQGIANLLWAMTKLVDNGEWTPELKEAVAVLFPHVNAQKDQFNTQNIVNLLWAMAKLSDNGQKRTPGLNEAVAALLPLVNAQKDQLNAQGITNLLWAITKLVDNGLERTPGLNEAVVALMPLVNAQKNQLNARDIANLLWAITKLVNNGLERTPGLNEAVAALLPLVNAQKDQFIPQHIANLLWTIAKLVENGLERTPGVNEALVALFPRVNAQKDQFNVQDIANLLWAMAKLVDNEQEWTPGLKETVAALLPHVNVQKNKFNAQGIANLLWAMAKLVDNGQEQTPGLNGAVAALLPLVNAQNAQKDQFIPQHITNLLWAMAKLVDNGQKQTPGLNGAVAALLPLVKAQKDQFIPQHIANLLWAMAKLLDNGLEQTPGLNRAVVALLPLVNAQKDQFSAQGIANLLWAMAKLLDIGQEWTSELNGAVAALLPHVNTQKDQFIAQHVANLLWVMAKLVDNGQEQTPELNEAVAALLPYVNAQKDQFNARDLANLLWAMAKLVDNEQKPTPGLNEAVATLLPHVKVQKANFKPQDIANLLWAMAKLVDNRYKQTPEFNKTVAVLLSCVIVQNANFNPQEIANLLWAMAKLVDNGQEQTSGLYEAVAALLHRVNAQEDQFNARDIANLLWATAKLGELIELNVATSAFESLGYRISKNLQFTQKEISMSLWGVMVCCARLSLVANANKNNVLEKHMDDLLTRLENNSPDNEEDQSIMIMASSWLGRACSFTPHYQTAISKTQADFRNQLQSCMPSLKIEEEKSLNSLPPVDLLLPDHNMVIEVQGPSHYVGGDFNTRKGSTLLKIALLQKSGFEVIEIPVNQLCNQDLMKPFIDQIKKRTNRQ, from the coding sequence ATGGATAGAACCTCTGTTGGTTTCAGTGGCAAATACGCAAGACCAGGTAATGATTACACCCAACCGGATAATCATGCCACTTCTTCAAGGCATGGGCGATATAGACAGAGTACAGTCAGACAGCGGCATAATATCCCCCGCACAACCCCGGGGCGTAATGAATTTTACCATTCTTCTGGCGCACGCTCTTCTCAACATCTACAGCGCCGCTCAGTAAACCATGCTCAGGATTTTAATGCGCTCATCAAACAGGAAATAATGGATGATCTGTTGAGTAAATCGGATCATTTCGGTCATCGCTATAATGGAAAAAATCACAGCCAATTTGCCAGTTCAATTAAAGAATACACGTCAGCTGCTAAAAGACCGTTAAACCGGGCAGAACAAAGCCAGCTGATACGTATGCTGCAAAACTTTACCCCAACACGGAGCTGGAATTGGCGAAGCCTGACGACAACAATTCATTCATTGACTTCAGCGGGTGTTTTTACCTCTCATTACCCCATGGATGAGCGTGTTAAGCTTACTCAAGCTCACTTATTGTCAACGCTACTTGATGCAATAATATTTAACTGCCACCAAAAACCTCAAGCCAGGAATATTGATGCCCGGGGTATCGCCAACCTGCTTTGGGCCATGGCGAAACTGGTGGACAAAGGGCAGAAGCGGACACCAGAGTTCAACGAGGCCGTTGTCGCGCTGTTGCCCCACGTGAGCACAATGAAAGACCAATTTAAAGCCCAGGGCATTGCCAACCAGCTGTGGGCCATGGCGAAACTGGTGGACAACGGGCTGGAGCAGACACCAGAGTTCAAAGAGGCCATGGGTGCCCTGTTGACCCACGTGAACATACAGAAAGACCAATTCAATGCCCAGGGTATCGCCAACCTGCTGTGGGCCATGACGAAACTGGTGGACAACGGGGAGTGGACACCGGAGCTCAAAGAAGCCGTGGCCGTGCTGTTCCCCCATGTGAACGCACAGAAAGATCAATTTAATACCCAGAATATTGTCAACCTGCTGTGGGCCATGGCGAAACTGTCGGACAACGGGCAGAAGCGGACACCAGGGCTCAACGAGGCCGTGGCCGCCTTGTTGCCCCTCGTGAACGCACAGAAAGACCAACTTAATGCCCAGGGCATTACCAACCTGCTGTGGGCCATTACGAAACTGGTGGACAACGGGCTGGAGCGGACACCAGGGCTCAACGAGGCCGTGGTCGCCCTGATGCCCCTCGTGAACGCACAGAAAAACCAACTTAATGCCCGGGACATTGCCAACCTGCTGTGGGCCATTACGAAACTGGTGAACAACGGGCTGGAGCGGACACCAGGGCTCAACGAGGCCGTGGCCGCCCTGTTGCCTCTCGTGAACGCACAGAAAGACCAATTTATTCCTCAGCATATCGCCAACCTGCTGTGGACCATCGCGAAACTGGTGGAAAACGGGCTGGAGCGGACACCGGGAGTCAACGAGGCCCTGGTCGCGCTGTTCCCCCGGGTTAACGCACAGAAAGACCAATTTAATGTCCAGGATATCGCCAACCTGCTGTGGGCCATGGCGAAACTGGTGGACAACGAGCAAGAGTGGACACCAGGACTCAAAGAGACCGTGGCCGCCCTGTTGCCCCACGTGAACGTACAGAAAAATAAATTTAATGCCCAGGGAATCGCCAACCTGCTGTGGGCCATGGCGAAACTGGTGGACAATGGGCAGGAGCAGACACCGGGGCTCAACGGGGCCGTGGCCGCCCTGTTGCCTCTCGTGAACGCACAGAACGCACAGAAAGACCAATTTATTCCTCAGCATATCACCAACCTGCTGTGGGCCATGGCGAAACTGGTGGACAATGGGCAGAAGCAGACACCGGGGCTCAACGGGGCCGTGGCCGCCCTGTTGCCTCTCGTGAAGGCACAGAAAGACCAATTTATTCCTCAGCATATCGCCAACCTGCTGTGGGCCATGGCGAAACTGCTGGACAACGGGCTGGAGCAGACACCGGGGCTCAACAGGGCCGTGGTCGCCCTGTTGCCTCTCGTGAACGCACAAAAAGACCAATTTAGTGCCCAGGGAATCGCCAACCTGTTGTGGGCCATGGCGAAACTGTTGGACATCGGGCAGGAGTGGACATCAGAGCTCAACGGGGCTGTGGCCGCCTTGTTGCCCCACGTGAACACACAAAAAGACCAATTTATTGCCCAGCATGTTGCCAACCTGCTGTGGGTCATGGCGAAACTGGTGGACAATGGGCAGGAACAGACACCAGAGCTCAACGAGGCCGTAGCCGCACTATTGCCCTACGTGAACGCACAAAAAGACCAATTTAATGCCCGGGATCTCGCCAACCTGCTGTGGGCCATGGCGAAACTGGTGGACAACGAGCAGAAGCCGACACCCGGGCTCAACGAGGCCGTGGCCACGCTATTGCCCCACGTGAAAGTACAGAAAGCTAACTTTAAACCACAGGATATCGCCAACCTGCTGTGGGCCATGGCGAAACTGGTAGACAACAGGTACAAGCAGACACCAGAGTTCAACAAAACCGTGGCTGTGCTGTTGAGCTGCGTGATCGTACAAAATGCTAACTTTAACCCACAGGAAATCGCTAACCTGCTTTGGGCCATGGCAAAACTGGTAGATAACGGGCAGGAGCAAACATCAGGGCTCTACGAGGCCGTGGCCGCGCTGTTGCACCGGGTGAACGCACAGGAAGACCAATTTAATGCCCGGGATATTGCCAACCTACTGTGGGCCACGGCCAAACTGGGTGAACTCATTGAGCTGAACGTGGCTACCTCTGCGTTCGAATCGCTTGGCTATCGAATCAGTAAGAACCTTCAGTTTACTCAGAAAGAGATATCGATGTCTCTCTGGGGGGTAATGGTATGCTGTGCCAGGTTGTCTCTAGTCGCCAATGCCAATAAAAATAATGTACTTGAAAAGCACATGGATGACCTGTTGACTCGCCTGGAAAATAACTCGCCAGATAATGAAGAGGACCAATCCATCATGATCATGGCCTCAAGCTGGCTTGGCAGAGCGTGTTCGTTCACCCCCCATTACCAGACAGCCATTTCAAAAACACAAGCTGACTTCCGCAATCAACTCCAATCATGCATGCCCTCTTTGAAGATTGAAGAAGAAAAGAGTCTGAACTCATTACCTCCGGTTGACCTGTTACTGCCAGATCACAACATGGTGATTGAAGTTCAGGGACCGTCTCATTACGTGGGTGGTGATTTCAACACCAGAAAGGGTTCGACTCTGCTGAAAATCGCACTGCTGCAAAAATCAGGATTTGAGGTCATTGAAATCCCGGTTAACCAGCTTTGTAACCAGGATTTAATGAAACCATTTATTGATCAAATAAAGAAGAGAACAAACCGCCAGTAA
- a CDS encoding RAP domain-containing protein, translating into MDRRSAGISGKYTRSVNNYHQPNNHAPSSGRGRYRHATVRPWDNPPRTAPGRHEFYHSSGTRSSQHLQGRSVNPAQDFNALIKQEIMADLLSKADRFGHRYNGKNHSQYALSIKRYTSAAKRPLNRAEQSQLIRMLQNFTPTRRWDWRSLTTTLHSFTSAGVFTPYKPMHERVQLTQAALLSTLLDAIIFNCYQKPGARNIDARGITNLLWALAKLVDNGQKQTPEFKKAVAALLPLVNVQKDQFIPQGIANLLWAMAKLVDNGEWTPEINEAVATLLPLVNTQKADFNPQEISNLLWAMAKLMDSGQEWTPELKEAVAVLLPHVNIQKDQFIPQGITNLLWAMAKLVDNGLEQTPELNKAVAALLPTVNTQKANFNPQEITNLLWTMAKLVDSGQERTPGLNEAMAALLPHVHAQKDQFNAQAIVILLWAMAKLVDNGLKQTPGLKGAVAALLPLVNAQKNQVNPQGIVNLLSAMAKLVENGLERTPGLKEAVVVLLPHVNAQKGQFTAQGIANLLWAMAKLVDYGLKQTSGLKEAVAGLLPHVNAQQDQFNPQNIANLLWAMAKLVDNGQKQTPEFNEAVVALLPHVSAKKDQFKAQGIANLLWALAKLVDNGQKQTPELKEAVALLLPHVNTQKACFKPQEITNLLWAIAKLMDNGQDRTPELNEALTTLMPLVNVKKANLIPQSIANLLWAMAKLADYGQERTPEFNEAVATLLHCVNAQKDQFILQNITNLLWAMAKLTDYGQERTPEFNEAVAALLPRVSAQKDQVIPQQIANLLWAMAKLEDNGQGQTPGLNEVVAALLPCVNAQKDQFIPQHIANLLWTMAKLVDNAQEQIPGLNEAVAALLPRVYAQKANFKPKEIANLLWATAKLGELVELDVVTSIFKSLVHKISENPLSSKQDIFMSLWGVMVCCARLSLVSKANKNNVLEKHLDDLLTRLENTPPDNEKDQRVIAMAASWLGRPFPIVPHYRATISEPQTFFRDQLQSRLPSLKIEEEKRLNLLPPVDLFLPEHNMVIEIQGPFHYVNGDSKTRNGSTLLKIALLQKAGFEVIEIPVKPRWNQDLMKPFIDQIKKRTNSQ; encoded by the coding sequence ATGGATAGAAGATCTGCTGGTATCAGTGGTAAATACACAAGATCAGTTAATAATTACCACCAGCCGAATAACCATGCTCCTTCTTCAGGCCGTGGGCGATATAGACATGCCACAGTCAGACCATGGGATAATCCCCCCCGCACTGCGCCGGGTCGCCATGAATTTTACCATTCTTCTGGCACACGCTCTTCTCAACATCTACAGGGCCGTTCAGTAAACCCTGCTCAGGATTTTAATGCCCTCATCAAACAGGAAATAATGGCTGATCTGTTGAGTAAAGCGGATCGTTTCGGTCATCGCTATAATGGAAAAAATCACAGTCAATATGCCCTTTCAATTAAAAGATACACGTCAGCTGCTAAAAGACCGTTAAACCGGGCGGAACAAAGCCAGCTGATACGTATGCTGCAAAATTTTACCCCAACACGGCGTTGGGATTGGCGAAGCCTGACGACAACTCTTCATTCATTCACTTCAGCGGGTGTTTTTACTCCTTATAAACCCATGCATGAGCGTGTTCAGTTGACTCAAGCTGCCTTATTGTCAACTCTGCTTGATGCAATAATATTTAACTGCTACCAAAAACCTGGAGCCCGGAATATTGATGCCCGGGGAATCACCAATCTGCTGTGGGCCCTGGCGAAACTGGTGGACAACGGGCAGAAGCAGACACCAGAGTTCAAAAAGGCCGTGGCCGCCCTGTTGCCCCTTGTGAACGTACAGAAAGACCAATTTATTCCTCAGGGTATCGCCAACCTGCTGTGGGCCATGGCGAAACTGGTGGACAACGGGGAGTGGACACCAGAGATCAACGAGGCCGTGGCCACCCTGTTGCCCCTTGTGAACACACAGAAAGCTGACTTTAACCCACAGGAAATCTCTAACCTGCTGTGGGCCATGGCGAAACTGATGGACAGCGGGCAGGAGTGGACACCAGAGCTCAAGGAGGCCGTAGCAGTGCTACTGCCCCACGTGAACATACAGAAAGACCAATTTATTCCTCAGGGTATCACCAACCTGCTGTGGGCCATGGCGAAACTGGTGGACAACGGGCTGGAGCAGACACCAGAGCTCAACAAGGCCGTGGCCGCGTTGTTGCCCACCGTGAACACTCAAAAAGCTAACTTTAACCCACAGGAAATCACCAACCTGCTGTGGACCATGGCGAAACTGGTGGACAGCGGACAGGAGCGGACACCAGGGCTCAACGAGGCCATGGCTGCGCTGTTGCCCCATGTGCACGCACAGAAAGACCAGTTTAATGCCCAGGCCATTGTCATCCTCCTGTGGGCCATGGCGAAACTGGTGGACAACGGGCTGAAGCAGACACCAGGGCTCAAAGGGGCCGTGGCCGCCCTGTTGCCCCTCGTAAATGCACAGAAAAACCAGGTTAATCCCCAGGGCATTGTCAACCTGCTGTCGGCTATGGCGAAACTGGTGGAAAACGGGCTGGAGCGGACACCAGGGCTCAAAGAGGCGGTGGTGGTGCTGTTACCCCATGTGAACGCACAGAAAGGCCAATTTACTGCCCAGGGAATCGCCAACCTGCTGTGGGCCATGGCGAAACTGGTGGACTACGGGCTGAAACAAACATCAGGGCTCAAAGAGGCCGTGGCCGGGCTGTTGCCCCATGTGAACGCACAGCAAGACCAATTTAATCCTCAGAATATCGCCAACCTGCTGTGGGCCATGGCGAAACTGGTGGACAACGGGCAGAAGCAAACACCGGAGTTCAACGAGGCCGTTGTCGCGCTGTTGCCCCACGTGAGCGCAAAGAAAGACCAATTTAAGGCCCAGGGCATTGCCAACCTGCTGTGGGCCCTGGCGAAACTGGTGGACAACGGTCAGAAGCAGACTCCAGAACTCAAAGAGGCTGTGGCCTTGCTGTTGCCCCATGTAAACACACAAAAAGCTTGCTTTAAACCGCAGGAAATCACCAACCTGCTGTGGGCCATAGCGAAACTGATGGACAACGGGCAGGATCGGACACCAGAGCTCAACGAGGCCTTGACCACGCTAATGCCCCTCGTGAACGTAAAGAAAGCTAACTTAATACCACAAAGTATCGCCAACCTGCTGTGGGCCATGGCGAAACTTGCGGACTACGGGCAGGAGCGGACACCAGAGTTCAACGAGGCCGTGGCCACGCTGTTGCACTGCGTCAACGCACAGAAAGACCAATTTATTCTTCAGAATATCACCAACCTGCTGTGGGCCATGGCGAAACTTACGGACTACGGGCAGGAGCGGACACCAGAGTTCAACGAGGCCGTGGCCGCGCTGTTGCCCCGGGTGAGCGCACAGAAAGACCAGGTTATTCCTCAGCAGATCGCCAACCTGCTGTGGGCCATGGCGAAACTGGAGGACAACGGGCAGGGGCAGACACCAGGGCTCAACGAGGTCGTGGCAGCGTTGTTGCCCTGCGTGAACGCACAAAAAGACCAATTTATTCCTCAGCATATCGCCAACCTGCTGTGGACCATGGCAAAACTGGTGGACAACGCGCAAGAGCAGATACCTGGTCTCAACGAGGCCGTGGCCGCGTTGTTACCCCGGGTGTACGCACAGAAAGCTAACTTTAAACCAAAGGAAATCGCCAACCTGCTCTGGGCCACCGCGAAACTGGGTGAGCTCGTTGAGCTGGACGTGGTTACCTCTATTTTCAAATCGCTTGTCCACAAAATCAGTGAAAACCCTCTCTCCTCTAAGCAAGATATATTTATGTCTCTCTGGGGCGTAATGGTATGCTGTGCCAGGTTGTCTCTGGTCTCCAAAGCCAATAAAAATAACGTGCTTGAAAAGCACCTGGATGACCTGCTTACTCGCCTGGAAAATACCCCCCCGGACAATGAAAAGGATCAACGCGTCATTGCCATGGCCGCCAGTTGGCTTGGCAGACCGTTTCCGATCGTCCCCCATTACCGGGCAACCATTTCAGAACCTCAAACTTTCTTCCGTGATCAACTCCAATCACGCCTTCCCTCTTTGAAGATTGAAGAAGAAAAGCGTTTGAACTTATTACCTCCGGTTGACCTGTTTCTGCCAGAGCACAACATGGTGATTGAAATTCAGGGACCATTTCATTACGTGAATGGTGATTCCAAAACCAGGAATGGTTCGACTCTGCTGAAAATTGCACTGTTGCAAAAAGCAGGGTTTGAGGTCATTGAAATTCCGGTTAAACCGCGTTGGAACCAGGATTTAATGAAACCATTTATTGATCAAATAAAGAAGAGAACAAACAGCCAGTAA